taaaaaaatagtttgaccATACCATATGTGTAACAAAACTATCAAAACAACAGTGCtagcagtttttgtttttgttttagttgtgtgttttccaggttCTATACATAGTCCTCTGCCAGTGCATCAAAGTAGTTTGTGTCAGCATATAGAAGGAAGCCAGAGAACAAGCTGTCAGCCCAGCCAGGGTCTGCAAATAAACCATTCTGGTCATGGTAGAAGATTTCCAGCCACACCTCATCTTCTGGGTTCAGGTATATCACAGTGGACCCAGACGCCACATCATGATTTCCTGTGTTGGCATCAAAGGTTTTGATGCGATACTGGCCATTCTGCACCAGACCAATAGCCAGGTGTTTGTTGGCCAGTGTAATGTCATATGAGAAATAATAAATGCCTGGGTATGCACAGATAAACTTGCCCGTCTGTGGGTTGTAGTGTCCGCCCTCATTAAAGAGGACCTTATTGAACTTGATGGGGGTGTTCTCTGTAGGGTAGCTGCTGGTGATTCCCACAGAGAAGGCAGACTTAGGCAGCAGGCTGCCACATCTGCAGATTCCCGCAGCGCCACGCGGCCCCCGTTTGcccttttcccctttctctccttcacGGCCTGGAGGACCAGGTGGGCCCACATCTCCGTTCTCTCCTGTAGGGCCCCGTTTCCCCGCCGGGCCACGATCACCTCGGTCTCCAATCTTACCTGTTGGGCCAACCCTGCCCTTCAACCCTGTAACAGAAAAATCATGTCGGGATAGTAATTTCTACATCATCGTAGTTTTATGGCTTTTTTGTCAGTCCCCTATCATATGAAATTCTCTACTGCACTCGTTGAAAGATATTTCTTTCATAGGCTGTCAATGGAAATACAGCTCCCCATCCAGTGCAACGTATTAAGTCACCCTTGGAACACAGTCACCTTGACAATGAAACAGTACAGTTTTGGCTTGATTCGTCTAAACTGTCTTATATCCAGTTAACTACATCTGCAGAGTAAATACCCTGGAGCTAAGAAACAGTGccagttacatactgtatgtctgtgcaaGAACAGTGGGCTATGCTGAATTTGTAGTTTCATGTTCAGATGGAGGTGTGTGTCTTAATTCCTGGCTCCACACACAATGGAAAACACAGGGGCATGACGTTTACTTATCACTGACAGATTTATTGCAGGTCATACTGCATAGATGATATCAGTACAGTATTTCTGCTGGATGAGACAGACGCAAGTCCTTCCAATAAATGAGACCTTATGCCAGCTTTACCTACATTAAATATTTACCTGCTGAGCgatctaaaaaagaaaagatactGCGCAGTGAAAAACTATGAtaaattgtttgtgttgtggGCTTACACTTGGGTGAGGGACCAGTTATATAAAACCTCCTGATTTGGTAGGATTGCTGCAATGCCAAACCTAAAGGCACGTTAGGGGAACATTAACTGCAGGTCAtccgcgcacacacacccaaacccTCATAGATGAGACCCTTATAAAAATGTAAGCTCAGCAAGCACTGCCTCCCCTATAATAATGactataaaatataaactatgTTGGAGCAACAGCCAGATGGAAAGAAACCCTGTATGCCTTAAAAAATTGCCCTGAAACAGCAAAGTAAAGCAAGAAccaaaactgatatttttcttAGTTAAGCCTAAATGAGCAAATGTCCCTTTGCAGTTTTCTCCTCTGCAGCACAGTCTCATTTATGTTATCTGTCATTTTTTACGTATTGAAAGCTACTTCTGTCCACTACTACCTAGATCTTATACTTAAATGTCTGACCAGGGCAAAAGCCTGTCAGCTTCTGTTTatgtataatattaaaaaaaaattttcacattatacagtataaatgctGGGAATTATGAATCATAGAGCTAGAATGGTTTGTTTTCCATTCCTAGTTAGGAAAATATAGAGTATGTACTGATGGTGCTTTCAAGCACAGTACCTGTTCGCTCCGTGCTGATCATGGCCTTTTGGGGTAGTTGGAGGCCTGGGGCCTGTTTACATAGAATTGTTATTCATCTTTAAGGCTGCAGTTGGTGTTATTCTAAACAGCTCTGACAGCTTATCTGACACTTCATCTCATAACTATGCTATTAATGGATTTTCTAAGGAACTCATCAGTACATCATCTCTTTGCCAGCTCTTGCTTATACCAGCTGTCagatgaaaatatgtttaaatgttcTGTGCCAGCTTTTCTCTTGCACAGGTGggtagtatttatttattggcgCACATAAGCTGATGCTGTATATGTTTAGGTTTCATATTATACCTGtgtctcccttttctcccttttcaccCTTCCTGCCATCTCTGCCATCTCTTCCTGGGATACCCACATTCCCATCTGCGCCTGTGGGCCCGCTGGGACCAGGTTTGCCAGGCAGGCCCGGTGGCCCGGGTACACTGCAGAGCAGACGTGGCGCTCCTTTCAGCTTGGTCTCAAACAGCTGTCCAAAGACACAGTGGCACAGACAGACTACCCCCATCAACGCCCACATCTTCAAATctgtaaatacaaacaacagTTGTAAGAGAACATTGCTCACCTCTAATATGTCCTTAGGAAAATCTCTGGTATGTTTCCAAATTGACCTGAAAAATTAGCCtcctttctaaaaaaaaaaaaaaaaaaaaaagtattatttattattttgttattatttttattttgtttgcagaTAGTAAGAGCTAAGGGGAAACAGCACATTGTCTTGCAAGACTCTTAAACAGGTTGTGACCAGAAATAAGAACCTGTTATCAGTTTTCACAATGCTATAAAACACGTAACAGTGATGTTGTAATGGTCGTAGACAGAATGAAAGCATATCTGTGAATCAAATTAGTGATTAAGTACAGCATGTTGCCAGATGTGATTCTTGCAATGAAAAATTGCTGTTTGActaagtcacacacacaccgatgtTCTCATCCACCACTGCATTGCATATGAAAGATCTCAAATGAAACTTTTGTCCCGCTTccaagtccttttttttttttgcccaacaTTCCCAAGTTATGACATAACATCCAGCACAACTCCTGTCAGGGGAACCTAATCATGAAGAAATGGCACTtgaggagacagagacattATTTATGTTATGAGACACGATCTCATCATGTATAACTGTGTTTCACTAAAAGAAAATAACCATGagatcaaaaataataacaatgatgatgatcCAGCAGTGGTGAATGACTGATTACACACTTCAATCCAATCTGGCAACCTTTCAAATGCAGGTCATCAAACACTCCATAATAACACAATCATATGGACACATACTGaccaaatttttttaaaagaaaatcttttaaGGGACTTTGACCATTTGAACCTGGTAAGATTTGTTGATCTGATTTATGCACACGCCTGTTCTTTGCATTTTTGCCCATGTGGGTGTGAGAATTTCGAGTTTTGCATCTGCTCTTTGGACggctgtatttaaaaataaggGCCTTTTTATTGCAACATGTTCTACTGGCCATTACagatttggtttgtctgtctctgccagATGCAAGCACATCAGACAAAGTatgtttgtacacacacacacacacacacacatacgaacAAGCTGAGCCGATAGCGTAgcatgtttttgattttgagggTAAAGAACAGGTCACTGAGCCAGTGTGAAGTCCTGTGAGAGAGAAACCCCGCCCGCCAATCCCACTCTGCAGCAGTGATGTCAGCATTAGTAAAGTGgctatcattaaaaaaaaaaaagtgggtaCTTTGCGTAAGCATGAGGACATCCAGTGGATGCATTTACACAAAAATCATTACAAGTTATACTAGCTCTGACTGGAGTTCTCCCTTTGTCATAATTCCAATATAAAGACATGTATGTCCCCTTGAGAACTCTGCTAAAAAAAACTCATGGTTCTCATTGCATTATTTTACCAGTGAACCACTGGAGCAAGGCAGATTCTTTAGACAACATtaaaagtctgtgtttgtgtatactaCAATGAAAGTGTCTGTGTCCACTTTCAGACAGGGGAAAGTCTCTATGATGGCCTCTGAGGTGTTTCTTATTGATGTTGGATACAAGTCTCACAGTGATTCCTGTATCAACTCAGGtcatgttaaagaaaaaaagtgttttttttatctaaaacCTTTCAGGGAGATCATGTACCACTTAAAATATGGGGATATTTCTGGATAAATGCAGCTACACACACTAAGAAGCCATGCATGCATACAGGGCATGTGAGTGcaactgtacacacaaacactgacacacactgacaggtaTTTGCAAAGTTATCCAAGGTATTCGCTCAGCAAGTCCTactgaaaaacttaaaatcttAAAGCTAACAGTGTGtctattgtttttgttaacatTCTGAATGAAGGACATTCTGTGATAGTCAACCAACAGCGCAGACAGAAGTATAGTATGTGACCAATGTTCTTACCCCACAGCGGGCAGCTTTTCATCTCCAGAGCTGATCAGAATTCTCAGTTTCGGGTGTTGTCCTGTCGTCCTATCTGCTCACATCCTGGTCCTCTTGATGATTTGAGTCCTCTCCTTTCCCTGCTGTGCCCTCAGTCATCTGCGTGCAGGgctcagctgctctttgctgctgACAGCGTCTTGTggtgcagcagcaacagcagcagcagcaggagcaggctGGATTCACTCCATCCAGCCCTCCCTTTATCCACTcccttctctctgcctcatAAGCCTCCCAAGGCAAACAGCTATCCTCCGGGCAAGCACTGTTCGTGCATTCAGAATCGGCTCCATTATGTCATGGATGAAGACTCTTCAAATACGACACATCCAGCGTAGAAGTCAGCAACTTGGATCTGGAAGAATAAAGCTGCTGTTTTAAGAAAAGTCAGATTAATAAATGCCAGAAGTCGTTTGAGTCATGTTGACCTCGGAGTCGACCTCAGTTGTATTTCTGACAATTACGCCTAGGTGGCGCCGATAGTGATGTGAGTGACGTTTCTTGTCATGGATTATTTCCTTTTCTCATGTGGTTAGGTTGAGGTCACCTTTATAGttactgtatgaaaaatgtatcaCCAAAATCAAGATGATATATTAacgtgtctgtttttattgaattatgttattatttaagCAATTCAATGTGTTGATCAGCCTTTGTATATTTGCACTTTTCAATATAAAACAGCCACAGGTATTATCATAAGGGATTAAATAATtataccagtggtggaagaagtattcagatcctgtacttaagtagaagtaggAATACCAGAGTGTAAAAAATTCTCTGTTATGTTATGCATGGATGTGCAAGTAGGATTTTACTGTGGcagctggtcaaggtggagctagtttgaaaGACTTTATATACAATTAGGTTGTTTAGTCTGCTGGTTCCCGAGGGGTCAGGTCCCTCCAGAGAGTCACAACACAAATTTGGGGGGTTGATTATGattagatgattaatggggTAGGAAAGACGAAAAAATAAAGCTCTGCTACACATGCTCCTTTTTTGATGtttccttttatcttttgtgaaatattggataatttgatCTTTGTAGGCCTCAAAGTTACGCAAATGAAATGATCAAGGCGGTTCAGAAGGTTAATGTGTCTTTGTTGGAGCTGCTGctctttttacaaaaaaaaacaaaaaactgtccattgtgagaGTGACAATGTTATATTGGAGAGCAATACTAAATCATTGTACTCTTAACAATACTTTGTATTTTACAAGCTTATATATTTGCTTATGTAAAAACtttatctgcaaagtaactagtaactgctCTTGTAGTTGATTAGAAGagtaaagtagcagaaaatggaaatactaatGCGAAGTACGAGTACTTCAAAATCATTATAAATGTCATTAGAtacattccaccactgatttGCAAAGTTAAGTGCTCAAAATCCAGCCAGACTTCTTTGAGTATGGGGGATTTCTTGAGTTAAATATCTAGTTTTTATCTAATGCTTTTTTTGGCATGTGTTCACAACACTATGCGCATATATGATGACTGATATGAAACAGTGGAATCTAATGGTCTTCCATGTTAAAGTGTAAATTAGTACAGACGCTCGTCTGTTTATCTTTAAAACACATGTAGCAATCCTGGACATGCTACAATCTATTAATCAGGACTAGTCGGATTATACAAAACACGGTATTTTCCTTACTCGCCATGCAGTGAAGGTATACTGTATAGCTCATTTAAAGTCTCCCTCCTCAGCACACGAGGAGGCCACAGCCCAGTCAAGAACAGGAGAAAACATGCAGCAACAGTAGCCATGTTGTGTCCAAACAGAATGGGTCTTTATTcaggaagtgaaagaaaaaaaaaaacagagattgTAATCAACACcccatttaaatacaaaaccaacaaaaataaaaataaacatgatatTCATTTTGCATATCAAAGAACCATTCAGTAATAATTACAATCCAAACACCTCATAAACCACTTCTTTGAATCTATACACAAACTCTGATTTAGAAATTAGTCACTTTAAcaagaaaattacaaatatttagctttaaaaataattaaactcaAAATAATATCTTAGCAATTAGCATCTTAAAATTATATATAGtgtattttcacataaaaatacaaaataataccaatgacatttaaatatgaaaaattattcCAAGAATTCTGCTATTATTAAACGAAATAAAAACGTGGGATAAAacaagatgaaatgaaatagaaatatgCATGAAAAGTCTCTCCTTTTGTTAGCAAAACACTATCCAAAATAACTACAATCATTTACATCAGTACAAAGATATCTGGATTTAAAAATAGTTGCAATGAAAAAACggggtttcttttttctgacagtaAAAAATGACACTGTGGATCAGAAATCTGCAAaatatgcaatgaaaaaaataaatctgcattaaaAAGGTTTACACTGTAGTTCTTACTTTTATACAAACATTAGAAACAGTATTGCACATCACAACACAGATTCGAGGTTAGTCAGCCTTTCAAAATGTGTTATATTCAAGTTTCAGAGCATCTACGAGGACAGGCAGCTGGGGCCTCGATGCAACAGGGGAGAATCTCAAGTGTCTTCCAAGAATATAATAAAACCTTCATGATTCCTTCCTTCAAACGAAATGTGTCATGTGTATCAAAATAAGAATCAACTGTATATCAAAAACTTTGATGTTGTTACTAATGACATGattctttgttttcaaacaGAACTTTTGGACATAATTATGACTGGGGGGAAATAAATTGTATAATAGTCctatttaaatagaaaaatacaatcaaaatcaaatagttttttttgtctacaaaaatagtgaaataaatatgatttttacaaaaagaaagacacataCAGAACAAAGTAACAGTGTTCAACATAGAAAAGAGAACCTCACAAGAACAGCACGAGTCAAGTGTTACAGGTGACGATATTCAAACATGTTCACGTCGGACACCATGAGAACTAAAGCCACGGGGGACAACGGGAGCTCATTCTTCGACTTTCATCTCGATCGCGCCACAGCCTGCGACGCCGTCCTGACTCCCGCTCCTCACAACATCCAGACTACTTTAGTTAATATATTAGAAAATATTGGATTCCTGCTCTACTCATACAGAACACGGATAACTTAAGACCACTGCTTCACGCTACATCTTAAATAAGcaatcatgaaaaaataaaaatttaataaatcatCTGTAGAATTATAAATAGATGGAGGTTTCAGAGAATCCacatctgcactgaaatcaCTTCAAGGGGTgaataagaagaaaaatgaggGGGATATAGAAAAGTAGTGCataatatatattacaaaaaacatactGAAGGGCCAGTGATGGGTAAGTGggtgacacaaaaaaattaaattatatgacTCAATTATAAGTAATCAGCTTCATAAAGGTTTTGTAACAGTACACACTTTATGCCTGAACACCGATACCGAGGAGCACACACCAGAGCATGGTACACAAAAACCACGACGACACGAGAGCAACACACTTGTACAGTACCGAACGGACGGCTGAGCCACCGTCCTCACAGAAAGATTGTCCCTAAATAGTTTTTAAGAGTATTTCAAGGGTCACGGTGGCaaatcagacagacaaacaatacgaacaaagagaagagagattCATCTTTAGCACGCCAAGAGACCAagtgtcctcctcctcattataAAGCTTGGCTAGGAGATGTGGAGATACTTCGTGGTGCAGAAAATGGGCCAGAGTTTCGTGAAACTGCAGCCACACAGCATGACTGTTTCAACTAGTCGTTACAAAATAAGCAGTTTAGTGATGTGAATATGTTCTAAAGATGCTTATTAACACGACCTTCAGCCAAGGCCCTCGTCTCCAAGTTAGATCCTCTGAGCTGACCAAgtcttttgttttgcatttggtCTGCCTGGGGCGATGCTATATCAGATTAACCTTTGGAACCATACAAAGATACAGGATAGGAAGGGTGAAGGCAGAgtctttttgatgttttaattcTCCTCTACGTAGTCTGTTGGAAACTAAACTAGAGCCTCAGTCTACACTAACAACAGTCACACAGCACAGGGaacgacacacaaacacaaaccactgAACACAACTCGGCTTctcaacaggttttttttttttgtttttttgccatatAAGCCACCATATCACAAAATGATGGCGTCCACTAAGTCTACAGTAGAACCAGTATCACTTTTTGTATCGTTAAGTATGTAAACGGATCAAACAACAGATAAACATCAATGCATGCaagtttaaatatgttttttttttttagttatttagcTTTGTCTGAATTTTTTCCCTCTTAGGCATCTGTAATAGATGGTCATGCTACTGACTATAGAATTTTATGTCTTGTCTTTAATTATGACTttagtggtttgtttttttctcagtgtttttttctcacatctACCCTGCATGCTAGTTTTGTAGCTTAGCCTATTGTCATAACATGCAATTTAACTCTTTCCATGGCAATGGGGGCCATTAGTGGTCGAGTGCatactgcattttattttacatgattCTGGTTTATAAATGGCATTAAATATAATACCTACACATCtattcatatatatgtatatatagcaGCAAAGCTTCTAAAATAGCttaagtataaatgttgaataCAGTTAGAAGAAACCAGATTTTGTATCTTGAGGTATCACTCTATGGGTCAGTATGAGCGCAGAAATAAcctaccttttttatttttaataaactcTATAACAAGAAGGAAGAGCCCATggcaacattaaaaaacaaccgTTTGTTTTGCGGCAGAAATGTGTCAATTTTAAGCTTCCTATCATTTTGCTACCTTTGGTTAATGACCTGGGGCAGGCGTCAACATTAGAGAATCGAGGTTTTCCCAGAAACAAGTGTGCACTACACGCACTGTGGGGTGGCTAgcagcagacaaacagacagacaagctgCCCCCATGCAAAAACATTCCCGTATCTACTTTAAATCtcacatacaaaaataataatgataaaaaaacctacaaaaatCAATCTCTTTTTAAATCTCCTCTTAGAAAAGATGAAAGTACCACAAAAAGAGTTGTAGAGTTGTCAGAGCCTGAGATGTGAGGGGAGTTTTGGTGAAAAACTGAGGCTTGTGGTGTTTGGCTGCTA
This genomic interval from Xiphias gladius isolate SHS-SW01 ecotype Sanya breed wild chromosome 6, ASM1685928v1, whole genome shotgun sequence contains the following:
- the LOC120790899 gene encoding complement C1q tumor necrosis factor-related protein 7, which codes for MKSCPLWDLKMWALMGVVCLCHCVFGQLFETKLKGAPRLLCSVPGPPGLPGKPGPSGPTGADGNVGIPGRDGRDGRKGEKGEKGDTGLKGRVGPTGKIGDRGDRGPAGKRGPTGENGDVGPPGPPGREGEKGEKGKRGPRGAAGICRCGSLLPKSAFSVGITSSYPTENTPIKFNKVLFNEGGHYNPQTGKFICAYPGIYYFSYDITLANKHLAIGLVQNGQYRIKTFDANTGNHDVASGSTVIYLNPEDEVWLEIFYHDQNGLFADPGWADSLFSGFLLYADTNYFDALAEDYV